GTGAAGAGGTCCGACGGCACGTCGGCCTTGGTGGTCTTGCCGAGGATCGGAACCTTGTTGGCTTTGGGGGCCTTTGTTTCAGCCATCGGAACGGATCTCCACGATTGAATTTCTGTGACCCGGAATCGAGCCCCTGATCAGCAGCAGGTTGCGCTCGGCGTCGATGTCGGCGATCTCGAGACCCTTCTGGGTGGCGCGCTTGTTGCCCATCTGGCCGGGCAGGCGCATTCCCTTGAAGACGCGGGCGGGCCAGGCGCTGGCGCCGATCGAGCCGGGGGCACGCACGTTGTGCGAGCCGTGGGACACGGGGCCGCGGCTGAAGTTGTGACGCTTGACGGTGCCCTGGAAGCCCTTGCCGACGGTGATGCCGGCGACTTTGACCTTCTGGCCCGCTTCGAAGTTGTTGACGGTGACTTCCTGGCCGAGGGTGACTTCCTCTTCCTGGTTGTCGATCGATGCATCGCGGAATTCGACCACGACCCGCATCGGGGCCGAGTCGGCCTTCGCGAGGTGGCCTTCTTCAGCCTTGGACAGCTTGCCCTTTTTGACTTCGTCGAAGGCGAGCTGGATCGCGGAATAGCCGTCGCGGTCAGGCTTGCGGATGCCCGTGACCGGGCAGGGACCGGCTTCGACCACAGTCACGGGGACGACTTCACCGTCTTCCCTGAAGATCTGGGTCATACCGAGCTTCTTTCCGAGGATCGCCGACATGTCTTCCTAGAGCCGGATCTCGATGTCGACGCCGGCCGGAAGCGAATCCAGGCGCTGCAGCGAGTCAACGGTCTTGGGGGTCGGCTGCTTGATGTCGATCAGCCGCTTGTGGGTCCGGATCTCGAAGTGCTCCCGAGAGTCCTTGTCCTTGAAGGGTGAGCGGATCACGCAGTAAATGTTGCGTTCCGTGGGCAGCGGTACGGGACCGGAGACGGTGGCGCCAGTGCGCTCGGCCGTATCAACGATCTCGCGGGCTGCGCGGTCGATGGCGTCGTGATCATAGGCCTTGAGCCTGATCCTGATTTTCTGTGCTGCAATTGCGGCCACTTCGGCTTCTCTACTTACTTTCTTCGTTCTGTGGGCGTGACCCGGCTTACGCCAGCGTCCCGCTGATGTCAAGGTGCCCCGCCGCCTGCGCTTTTCCCTTTTTCCCGAGCTTCCGGGGGGTCTGGCGTGGTTCGACTATCTGGGGTACTTCAATGGTCGTATCTGTTACTTGGTCCTGCGCCCGCCCGGGAAAGGGCGAGAAAAAGGGGCGGGCCAGAAAATCCTGCTTCGGGACCCGCCCCCGGGGAATCTGTCGTTACTCGATGACTTCGGCCACCACTCCTGATCCAACGGTGCGTCCACCCTCGCGGATGGCGAACCGGAGACCCGGGTCCATGGCGATCGGCTGGATCAGCTCGATCGTCATTTCGATGTTGTCGCCCGGCATGACCATTTCCGTGCCCTCGGGCAGGTTGGCGACGCCGGTTA
The sequence above is a segment of the Thermoleophilia bacterium genome. Coding sequences within it:
- the rplC gene encoding 50S ribosomal protein L3, translated to MSAILGKKLGMTQIFREDGEVVPVTVVEAGPCPVTGIRKPDRDGYSAIQLAFDEVKKGKLSKAEEGHLAKADSAPMRVVVEFRDASIDNQEEEVTLGQEVTVNNFEAGQKVKVAGITVGKGFQGTVKRHNFSRGPVSHGSHNVRAPGSIGASAWPARVFKGMRLPGQMGNKRATQKGLEIADIDAERNLLLIRGSIPGHRNSIVEIRSDG
- the rpsJ gene encoding 30S ribosomal protein S10, translating into MAAQKIRIRLKAYDHDAIDRAAREIVDTAERTGATVSGPVPLPTERNIYCVIRSPFKDKDSREHFEIRTHKRLIDIKQPTPKTVDSLQRLDSLPAGVDIEIRL
- the tuf gene encoding elongation factor Tu (EF-Tu; promotes GTP-dependent binding of aminoacyl-tRNA to the A-site of ribosomes during protein biosynthesis; when the tRNA anticodon matches the mRNA codon, GTP hydrolysis results; the inactive EF-Tu-GDP leaves the ribosome and release of GDP is promoted by elongation factor Ts; many prokaryotes have two copies of the gene encoding EF-Tu), which codes for GTKREEIERGQVLCKPGSITPHTKFKAEVYCLKKEEGGRHTPFFSGYRPQFYFRTTDVTGVANLPEGTEMVMPGDNIEMTIELIQPIAMDPGLRFAIREGGRTVGSGVVAEVIE